TCCCGCGGCCGACGCCGAGGCCATCGCGCTGCTCATCTCGACGCTGTGCGCCTTTGGGCTGAGCGAAAAGGAATTTGTCCTGCGCCTGAGCGACCGCGACCTGTGGCTGCTCCTGCTGGAGCAACACGGGCTGACGGGCGATGTCGCCACCGGCGCGCTCAACGTCATCGACAAGATGGAGCGCGAGTCGCCGGAGTCCCTGCTCAAGATGATGCAGGGTAAGGGTGTGCCCGCTGCCGAGGCCGTGCTGGCTGACGCTCAGAAGCTCGTGGCCTGCACTTCACTCGAAGCGGTCGAAGCGTTTTTCGCGGACCGCGGGGGCGACGTCAAAAGCGGTGACCGTGTCTCGGCCCGTCTGGACCAGTGGCGCGAGTTGCTGGCTCATCTCGATGCGATGGGATTCGCCGGGTTTATCCGGGTGGACCTCGGGATCGTGCGCGGGCTGGCCTACTACACGGGGTTTGTTTTTGAGGCCTTCCAGACGGTGGGTAAGGGCCGCGCGCTGGCCGGTGGTGGTCGCTATGACCACCTCGTCGAAAAGCTCGGCGGCCAGCCGATGCCAGCCGTTGGCTTTGGCATGGGGGATGTGACCCTGCGTGACCTTCTGGAGGATCGTAAGCTGCTGCCCGACCCCAAGCCCGAGCTCGACGGCTACGTCGTGGTGGGCAGTGGCGAGGCCGAGCGCCGCGCCGCGCTGCGCGATGTGGCGGCTCTGCGTAAGCAGGGCTTCAAGATCGACCACCCGCTCAAGCAGCAGGGCTTTGGGAAGCAGTTCAAGACCGCCGGTGCCTCCGGGGCACGCTTTGCGCTGATTTACGGCGAGGAGGAAGTCGCTCAGCACAAACTCAAGCTCCGCAACCTCGCCAGTGGCGAGGAGGGCCTCGTCGACTTCCCCGAGATGGTGAAGCAGATGGGGGCGTAGGACGTTGGCGCTTCAGCCTGTCGCAACAGGCGCCATGCAGGGTCCATGCTTCAGGTGATAGTATATTATCATCTGTTGTCGTGGGAACCATTTGTATACGTTGTCTAGATGATTTTCCTTATTCCTTCTCAGGTGTAGAGTGGGTTGAGCTTGGCGTAATTAGTCTTTCGGATTCGCTAAAAAGCCCGATGGATTTTTTTACAAAAAATGCTACACTATGAATTAAGCCTGTAACTGCCCCATCCCATGACCCTTAAAAAACTTATCCTGCTTTTGCTGCTCGCTGGCGTGAGTTACGCCTTCTACGGCTACGTGACGACTCAGTTCAGCCAGCCTGCGATTGCCTACAAGCGCTATGTCTCGGCTCTACTTGCAGGGGACAGCTCGCGGGTGCAGGATGTGATCGGCTCGGATCAGGCGCAGCAGGCCTTTGCCCTGCATGATGCCCGGATGGATAATCTGGCGGGTGAGCCACGCCTGACCTGGTACGAGTTTTTGCGGCGGCAGGACTCCGTGGACGGGAATACCGTACAGCTCGTTGTGCTCTGCCACATCCGCGTCGACCCCGCCGGGAAGGATACCTATATCGGCTCCGAGGATCGACGGGAGCGCCACTATGTGACGCTGGTAAAGGAAGACTCATCCTGGAAGGTCGCCAAGTTCGAGGATTCCTCGACCGCTGCTCATACCGCTACGGTGCTGAAGCGACGCTGATTTTGACCCTGTTTACACCGTCAGAAGGCGTGTTTTTACCCCATAGCGGATAACGGCGTAATATTAGTTTTTTTCACAAGCAGCGGTTGGCAGGCTGATTGCCTGTGCTAATGCTACGAATCTGCTCCGAATCGGGCAGGGGAGGGGGATAAAGTCGCTCCCAAGGAGAGGTTTTTCGCGGTCGTATGGGTCTGTGCCGCATCAGCATTAGAGCACGTCGGAATTGGGCTCTAGATAGAATTGAGACCCATTCGCATTGCTAATGCTGCGCATTGATAAGCTAAACTGATTTTATGCAAGGAGTGTTCTTATATTAAGCATTCATGCTTTACTACGGTTGCATCGACTGGGTGTGTCGTTCAAGTTTCAGCATAAGCAAAGGTTATGGGATTCGCCCATGACCAGTCGCGACAACCATGAGTGCTGCCAAGAAAGTAATTCTCCCTTCGCTGGTCAAAAAATACCTGATGGCTGGATCAGGCATTATACTGGTGTTATTCGTCCTCGGACACATGCTGGGTAATCTCCAGTTCTTCGGTCCCCCGGAGATGATTAACGCCTATGCCTACCACCTGCATCACCTGCCCGGAGCCCCGGTCACCCTGTGGCTGATCCGTGCCTTCCTGCTTGCGTGTGTGGTCGTCCACATCGCCATGGCAGTTCTGCTGGTGAAGGAAAACCGGGAAGCCCGCCCCCAAAACTACGCGAAGCAGGGCTTCCGCGAATCCGACTACGCTGCGCGTACGATGCCGATGAGCGGGCTGATTATTCTGGCCTTCATCGTCTTCCACATCCTGCAGTACACCGTGCGCGTCGTGCCGGAGCACTATAACGCCACCATCGGGCAGGCCCCGGTGGAAGTCGCCCACATGCAACTGGAGTACTTTGATGTGTTCGCAATGATGGTAAAGGGCTTCTCCAGCCCGATCGTCTCGATCTTCTACATCATCGCAGTTGGTCTGCTGTGCGTGCACCTGACCCACGGGGTTTCGAGCATGTTCCAGTCCCTGGGCGTTCGTAACGAACTGTGGCGCGGCCGCCTGAAGTGCCTCGCCTCGGCCTACGGGTTGTTCGTTTTCATCGGCTTCGCGTCGATCCCGGCTTCCGTGCTGTTCTTCGGCCACGGCAAGACCTACCTCGCCGAAAAGGAAGCCGAATGGGCCGCAGCCCCGGCAGCCGAAGTCTCCGTCAATGACGCCCCCGGCGCCAACACGCAGTTCGTAACTTTGAACGAAGGACGCTAAGCATGAACCTCGACTCAAAAACTCCCGAAGGCCCGCTGAGCGAAAAGTGGACCAATCACAAGGGGCACAACCTGAAGCTGGTCAACCCGGCCAACCGCCGCAAGTACCACGTGATCGTGGTTGGCTCCGGTCTCGCCGGTGGTGCCGCTGCCGCCTCGCTGGGTGAGCAGGGCTACCAGGTTTCCTGCTTCTGCTATCAGGACAGCCCGCGCCGCGCGCACTCGATCGCCGCTCAGGGCGGGATCAATGCTGCCAAGAATTACCAGAACGACGGTGACAGCGTTTACCGCCTCTTCTACGACACGATCAAGGGCGGTGACTACCGCTCCCGTGAAGCGAACGTCTACCGCCTGGCTGAAGTCAGCAACAACATCATCGACCAGATGGTGGCGCAGGGCGTTCCCTTTGCCCGTGAATACGGTGGCATGCTCGACAACCGCTCCTTCGGTGGCGCGCAGGTCTCCCGTACGTTCTACGCCCGTGGCCAGACCGGCCAGCAGCTCCTGCTCGGTGCATACCAGCAGCTGAGCCGCCAGATCGGCCTGGGGCAGGTGAAGATGTACAACCGCCACGAAATGCTGGACCTCGTCCTCGTCGACGGCCACGCCAAGGGCATCATCACCCGTAACATGGTCAACGGCAAGATTGAGCGCTGGGCCGCCGACTGTGTCGTTCTCTGCACGGGTGGTTACGGTAACACCTTCTTCCTTTCGACCAACGCTCAGGGCTGTAACGTCACCGCTGCCTACCGTGCCTACAAGCGCGGCGCCGGTTTCGCCAACCCTTGCTACACGCAGATTCACCCGACCTGTATCCCGGTCCACGGTGACCAGCAGAGCAAGCTGACCCTGATGTCCGAGTCGCTCCGTAATGACGGCCGCATCTGGGTGCCCAAGAGCAAGGAAGCCGCTGAAAAGATCCGCAAGGGCGAGCTCGATCCGGGCAGCCTCTCTGAGGACGAACGCGACTACTACCTGGAGCGCAAGTACCCGAGCTTCGGTAACCTCGCCCCGCGCGACATCTCCTCGCGCTCGGCCAAGGAAGCCTGTGACGACGGTCGCGGGATCGCCCCCGGCAGTGGCCTGGGCGTGTTCCTGGACTTCCGCGATGCCATCAACCGCCTGGGTGAAAACGTCATCGCCGAGCGTTACGGCAACCTCTTCGAAATGTACAACCGCATCACAGCGGCCAACCCGTACAAGACGCCGATGATGATCTACCCGGCCGTCCACTACACGATGGGTGGTCTCTGGGTGGACTACAACCTGGAGAGCAACATCCCCGGCCTGTTCGTCGGTGGTGAGGCTAACTTCTCCGACCACGGTGCCAACCGCCTCGGTGCCTCCGCCCTCATGCAGGGGCTGGCCGACGGTTACTTCGTGCTGCCCTACACGGTGGGTGACTACCTGGGCCGCTGCGGTATCCACTCCGCCGGTACGGTCAAGAGCGACGCTCCCGGCTTTGCCGAAGCTGAAGACGAGGTTAAGGCCAAGATCAGCCGCCTGCTCAGCATCAAGGGTAAGGAAAGCCCGCGCAGCCTGCACAAGCGCCTCGGCGACATCATGTGGCAGTACTGCGGGATGGCCCGCGACGAGGCCGGCCTCAAGAAGGCGATCGAGATCATCCCCGAGCTTCGCAAGGAGTTCTGGGAGAACGTCAAGGTCGTCGGTGGCGAAGCCGAGCTCAACCAGGAGCTGGAACGCGCCGGTCGCATCGCCGACTTCCTGGAGTTTGGCGAGCTTATGTGCCGCGACGCGCTCATGCGCGACGAGTCCTGCGGTGGTCACTTCCGCTCGGAGCACCAGAGCCCCGAGGGTGAGGCTGTCCGTAACGACGACGACTTCGCGTTTGTCGGTGTGTGGGAATATCAGGGTGACGACAAGGCACCTGTCCTTCACAAGGAAGAGCTCGTCTACGAGGAAGTGAAGTTCACGACCCGTTCGTACAAGTAAGGCCATTAATCATTAGCAAAGTTTTACTATGGATCTGCACCTTAGAGTCTGGAGACAGAAAGACAGCGAGACGCCCGGCAAGTTCGCCAACTACGAACTGAAGGACGTGAGCGAAGACTCCTCGTTCCTGGAGATGCTCGACATTCTGAACGAGCAACTCGTCGCAAAGGGCGAAGAGCCGGTGGCCTTTGACCACGACTGCCGCGAAGGTATCTGCGGGATGTGCTCGCTCGTTATCAACGGCATGGCCCACGGTCCCGAGCGGGCCACCACGGTCTGCCAGCTGCACATGCGGCACTATCACGACGGCGACACCATCACGATCGAGCCGTGGCGTGCGAAGCCCTTCCCGGTCATCAAGGACCTGATCGTGGACCGCACGGCCTTTGACACGATCATCCAGGCGGGTGGCTTTATCACCGCCCGTACCGGTAGCCCTCAGGACGCCAACGAGATTCCGATCGCCAAGCCCATCGCCGACAAGGCCATGGACGCGGCGGCCTGCATCGGCTGTGGTGCCTGTGTGGCAGCTTGCCCGAATGGCGCGGCTATGCTCTTCACCTCGGCCAAGTGCTCGCAGCTGAACCTGCTCCCGCAGGGGCAGCCCGAGAAGGACCGCCGCTCACTCGCCATGGTCAAGGCCATGGACGAGCAGGGCTTCGGTAACTGCACGAACTACGGTGAGTGTCAGGCCGTCTGCCCGAAGGGAATCACGCTCGACTTCATCGCTCAGATGAACCGCGACTACGCGGTCGCGCGTGTCCGCCACTTCTTCGGCGCCGCGATGTAAGGTTCTTTCAAACCTTTACCCCAAACCAAGTGACGTCGGTTCGCCTTTGTGCGGCCGACGTCATTTGTTTTTTAGGGGGGTAGGGAAGGGATAAAACAAGAAAGGCCGGAAAGAACGGAAAGGGGCGAGCGCCCAGACTTTCGTTCTTTCCGGCCTTCCTGTATCGGACCTGTTCACCTGAACAGACCCCAAAGCGGGGAGCGCTCGGCTCGCGGTTACTTTGTTACCGGCTTAGCTGTCGGCACCGTTGGCGCCGAGCTTCATCTGCATGGTGCCGGGGGAGCTTCTCATGCCGCCGGCTTCCTTCAGGAAGTACTTGATGTAGGCATTCTTGCGCAGGCGTTCGATCCAGCGTTGCTGGGCCTGGCGGGCGAGCTGGGCGGTGATCTCCTGCTCGATGTCGCCGCGGACTTTCTCCAGCTCCTTGATGCCGGCCTCGCGCTTGTCCTTGACCTTGAGGATGTAAATGTAGTCTTCGACCTGAATGGGCTGGGAGTATCCGCCCTTATCGAGGGCAAAGGCCTGGTCTGCGAGTTGGGGGATGAGGTCGGCGCGGTTGATCCAGCCCCAGTCGCCGCCTTCGTCGCGCTGGTCATCCTGGCTGTAGGTCTTGGCCAGCTCGGCGAAGTCCTCGCCAGCTTCGAGCTTTTGGATGATTTCGTTAGCGGTCTGCTGGAGCAGGTCGGGATTTTCCCCGGCGATGGGCACGAGCATGATCATGCTCAGGTCCACGCCCTCCTCCTCAAAGTAGCGGCTCTTGTTCTTCTGGTAGTACTCTTCGATTTTCTTGGGGCTGACTGCGGTCTGGGAGGGCAAGGACTGCATGCGCATGTAGGAGACGATGATGTCGTCCTTGAGCTGATCGCGGAAGTCCATCTCGCTTTTTCCCTGAATCCGGAGGAAGTCGAGGAAGGCCGAGCGGTCACCGTTAAATTCCTTGGTGATGTAGTCGTCGTACTCCTTCTGGAGGTAGGTGTCCGGGATGTGGGCGCCCTTGTCGTAAAAGTCGCGGATGATGAGGATGCGGTCGACGAGGTTCTGGAGGATTTCGCGGGTGACGATGGCGATGTTCTTGTCGAACTCAAAGCGCGTGCGCGAGTTCATGCGGATCTGGGGGATGAGTGGGGTGACTTCCTTGCGCAGCTCCTCCAGCGTGATGATCTTGTCCTCGACCTGAGCGGCGATCCCGTTGGTAAACTTGAGGTCCCACTGGTTTTTCTGGGAGGCTTGGGGGTTCGCCAGTTGCGCGTGCAGCCCGTATGATGCGACCATGAGACCGGCGCAAAGGGTGAGGGTGGAAAACTTCATCATGCGGATAAAAAAAATCAGGCCGGACAGGCTCAGGCCGGTGTCCGGTTTTGGGTGGTTTTTAGAAAAGTCTGAATTTCGTTCAACTTAGCTAGCGGTTTTTTCGCGGTCAAGCGGGGAAACCGGTTACCGATCTGTAGATAAGACCCCTCACGGGCGTTGGCCAGACGGCATTTTAGGCGGTTTCCTTCTGTTTCGACGAGGCTGATGCCATTTCGTTCAGCCAGAGCGCGAATTTCCGTCATTTTTATGAGGCACTTGACGGCTTCGGGCCATGGGCCGAAGCGGTCCTTCATCTCGGCGGCGGCCTCGGTGATCTGCTCCAGGTTTGAGGCGAGGGCCAGACGGCGGTAAAAATCGATGCGCAGACGGGCTTCACCGATATAGGCGACGGGGATGAAGGCCTCGACGGTTTCGCCGCGTTTGTCGGAGAGCTCATCGGCCTTGAGGGCGTGGAAGCGGTCGGGAGTCTCCTGCAGGGGCTCCTCGCCCTCGCGGTACTCACCCACCAGCACGAAGTCCAGCCGGACGTTGGCGCGGATGAGGGCCGCGGTGCTGTCTCCCTTGAGGCGGGCCACGCTCTGGCGCAGCAGCTGGCAGTACAGGTCGAAGCCCACTCCGGCGATGTGGCCGCTCTGTTGGGCTCCGAGGATATTACCGGCGCCGCGTAGCTCCAGGTCGCGCATGGCGATGCGGAATCCGGCCCCGAGCTGGTTAAACTGCCGGATCGCTCCGAGGCGCTTGCGGGCCACGTCGAGCAGGCGGGTGTGGCGGTGCAGCAGCAGGTAGGCGAAGGCCTGGCGGTTGAAGCGTCCGACGCGCCCACGCAGCTGATAAAGCTGGGACAGCCCAAAGCGGTCCGCGCCCTCGATGATGATGGTGTTGCAGTTGGGGATATCGAGGCCGGACTCGATGATTGTCGTGCAGACCAGCACGTCGAACTCCCCGGCCACGAAGCGCGTCATGATCTCCTCCAGCTCGCCGGGCTCCATCTGCCCATGGCCGACGGCGACGCGCAGGTCGGGCACCATCTCCTGTAGGCGCAGGGAGACAGCCTCGATGGTCTGGACACGGTTGTGCAGGTAAAAGACCTGGCCACCGCGCTTGATCTCGAACTCGACCGCTTCCTTGATCAGCTTGGGCTCGTAGGCCTTGACGATGGTCTGGATGGGCAGGCGGTCGCGCGGGGGCGTCTCGATCACGCTCATCTCGCGGGCGCCGACCAGCGCAAAGTAAAGGGTGCGCGGGATGGGGGTGGCGCTCATGCTGAGCACGTCGATGTCGTGCCGCATGATCTTGAGCTTTTCCTTCTGGCGCACGCCGAAGCGGTGCTCCTCGTCGATGATGAGCAGCCCCAGATCGCGGAATTTAACGGCCTTGCCGATGAGGCTGTGGGTGCCGACCACGATGTCGATGTCACCCTGCTTGAGCTGGCGGCGCACCTCGGTCTGCTGCCGGGCGGTGCGGAATCCGCTGAGCATCTCCACCGTGATCGGGTAGTCGGCGAAGCGCTCCTTAAAGTTGTTAAACATCTGCTGGCACAGGACCGTGGTCGGGAGCATGACGGCGACCTGCTTGCCGTCGAGGACGGCCTTCATGGCGGCGCGCAGGGCGACCTCGGTCTTCCCGAAGCCGACGTCGCCGCAGATGAGGCGGTCCATCGGCTGAGGCTTTTCCATGTCGGCCTTGGTCTGGTCGATGGCGGTGAGCTGGTCCGGTGTCTCGCGGAAGGGGAAGGCATCCTCAAAGGAGTGCTGCCAGGGCTGGTCGGAAGAAAAGGCGTAGCCGGGGCGTGCGTTTCGCTCGGCCTGGAGGGAGAGAAGCTGGGCGGCGAGGTCGAGGGTGGCGCGCTCGGCGGCGCGGCGGGTTTTGTCCCAGGCGTTACTGCCAAGACGGCCGAGCTTGGGGGCGCGCTTGCTCAGGCCGACGTAGCGGCTGAGCAGGTGGCTCTCGTGCAGGCGTACGTGCAGGGTGATGCCCTCGTCGAACTCCAGCGAGATGACCTCCTCCTGCTTCTTGCCGGTGTCGAGACGCTGGAGGCCGCGAAAGATGCAGACGCCGTGCTGGAGGTGGACGAGGTAGTCGCCGTTGGCGAGCTCGGAAAAGTCGAGCATCTGGTCCACCTGCTGGCGCTCGGGGAGCTTACGGCGGCGCCGGCTGACGTAGAGCCGCTGGCGGCCTGCGACCTCGGACTCGGTGGCGTAGACGACCTTTTGCGCCCCGTCGTCGAGTCGGAAGCCCTCGGGCAGGTTACCGCGCAGGAAGTCTGCCTTGAGCGTTTTGGCGCCGGGGATCTCGCCAAGAATTTCGCGCAGGCGCGTCTCCTCGCCCTCGGTGCGGCAGACGAAGTGGAGCTGGTGCCCGTCAGCCTGCCAGGTGGCGAGCTGCTTCAGGAATTTCTCGCGGGACTCGTTCCCGGCGGCGACGCGGACGATCCCGAGCTTGTCGGTGTCGGCAAAGGTGCGGTAGTTCTCCAGTGACTCCGTGACCACGGTGCGGCTCTGTGTCTGCTCCGGGAAGAGGCGCTGCGCGCTCTCGACATCGGTCAGGCCGACCCAGTGGTCGGGCTTGTCGGTGCGGCGATTGATCACCGTCTGGAAGTTCCGCGCAGGGGCGGCGATGTTTTCCGGGATCTGGAAAAGGTCGGTAAAGGACGACTCGAGCTTGTCGGGCTGGCGAAGGACCCAGCGGACATTGTCCGGGAGATAGTCTAGGACAGTGGCCTTGCGCTTGCCCTCCAGCCCGGCTTGGGCGGAGGCGATTATGAGCTGATCGACAGTGTCCTCGGAACGCTGCGTGGTCGGATCGTAGGTGCGGATGGACTCGATTTCGTCGCCGAAGAAGTCGATGCGCAGCGGGGCTGAGGCGTTTAGCGGGTAAACATCGATCAGGCCGCCGCGGACGGCGTACTGCCCGGGGGTTTCGCAGACCGCCTCGGCGTCGTAGCCGAGCTCGGTGGCGAGTCGCTCGGAGAGGGCGGTGAGGGAGGTACGCTGGCCGGGCTTGAGCTTAAGCTGGCCCCGGCTCATGGTCTTGGGGTCGGGGCAGGACTGAAGCAGGCTGGCCGGTGTCCCTGCAAGGACGACCGGTGAGAGGGCATTTGCCTCCCGCAGGGCGGTGAGGGCGGCGATGGTGTCGCAGCGCAGCTCGAAGGCGCGCGGATCGTCGTCCTCCAGGCTGCCCAGATCGGGCAGGCGCTCGATACGGGGGAGCGGGCGGCCACTCCACCCGGCAAAGAGCTCCAGAGCGTCCGTCCAGGATTCGAGGGACTTCCAGTCGTGAGCCAGCAGAACGGTAGCCGGAGCTGGCTCCTCGCAGAGGAGCTCCTCGGTCAGGGCGGGTACGGCGGCATCGGCCGCGCCGGTAATCAGCAGGGAATGAAAAGACTCAGGCAGACATACCGGCTTCATTCAGCGATGGGCGCGGGCAGCCAGGTCACGGGCTTGTCACCAGCGGTAAGCACGAGCAGTTGTGGTGTTTCCCGGTAGGAGGGGTTCTTACCCTCGGTATCAAAAACGAGCAGCACACGGTGGTCACCCTCGTCGAGAGAGGGGGTCTCGCCGTTCGTCAGCTCGACCGGTTTGCCGTCCACGGCGGCGTAGGCGAGCAGTCTGCTGGTTTGGACCTTAAGGGGGGCCTTGCTGTCCAGATAGATGTCGGCCACGGCGGCGATATAGGCGGGCTCGTTTTTCACGGGGTCGGCGGCCTTGCGCCAGTCTTCGCCCTTGACCAGCGTGACGAAGCGGTCGCGGATCACAATCTGGTGCTGGTCATCGCTGAGGGGGTGCCACTTACCCAGGGGGCTGTCGTTGAGGGGGGTGAGCGGGGCGTCCAGCTCGCTGAGGGGGATCAACTTCTCGAAATCAAAATCAGCCTTCACAATGGGGCCGACTGCGGCGACGCCATCGCGGGAGCCCGGGGCGCTGGTGGTGTCGGGCGCATCGAGGTAGACCGCGTAGAGGCGGCCAGCTTTATCGCCCTGGATGAAGTCGATCTGCGCGGCGGCAAAGACCGGGCCGTCGCGGTCGGCGGGCTCGCTGCTGAGCTGGAGGGCCGGGAAGTCGAACTGGGTGGATTTACCGTCGGCAAGGGCCGGGAGGCTAACCTCGCGCAGGCCGTCCTTGTAGAGGCGGGGCAGGCGCAGGGTGACGCTGATGTCGCTCAGGGGCTGGGTGCCAGCATTGTCGAGCGAGAGGGACCAGCCCTCGGTGGCCGTACGCTCCAGCGTAGCCGTGAGGCCGGGGAATTTACTCTGGGTGTGGCCTTCCTTGGCGAAGCCGGGGCCGTTGGAGGACCAGTCGATCTGGCTGGGCACGGGCTGGGAGGCCGGGAAGGGGAGATTGACGAGCCAGGTGTCGGCGTCTGAGCCGGGCTGGACATCCAGCACCTGACCGTCGAGCTGGACCTTTTCGGGCTTGGGGCCTTTCAGGCGCAGGGTCAAGGGGATGGGATCTCCGGCAAAGGCGGCAGTGGGGCGCGTGATCTCAAACTGGTCCTTGTGGCCGGGGACGGGCGTGATCTGAGTCTGCGAAGCCTGGAGCATGTAGGAGGCGAGCTGGGTCTGGTCGCAGTACCAGAAGTCATCGCGCCCGGTGTATTGGCTCAGAACTTCCTTGAACTTGACCAGCTCCTCGGCGGGCTGCCAGGCGTGGACGCCTACGTTGATCGCGTGCGACTTTTTGCGGTAGGGCTCGGGGTTGGAGAGGATTTTGTCCATCTGCTTGTGGAACTTGTCCGCCTCGATCTTGCGGTCGCCGGGTCGCACCTGATTCGCGGTGGAGGCATAGCCCTCGGGCATTTCGGCATTGTTGAGGACAAAGCCCTCGTAGACGTTTTGGTGGTAGCCGCTGCGGATCCAGGCCTCGGTGATGCGGTCGATGGCGAGCGGATCGTCGCGATCCTGATAGCGCCCGTAGGGGAAGGCGAAGGAGGTCAGCGGGCGGTCCACATCGCTCTCACGCTCAATGCGGTTGAAGAGGATTTCGTAGAAAAGGGCGTTGGCGTTGAGGGTAGGCAGGAAGTAGTGCGTGACGGTGTGCCCGGCGACGCTGCAGCCCTCGGTGTTCAGCTGCTGCGCGAACTCGGCTTGCCCCTTACGGCCCCAGGAGCCGTTGAGGTAAAAACTGCCCTGCATGCCAATCTCGGCCATGGCCTTGTGCATGTTGAGGGAGTTGGCGTTGTTGTCGTCCCAGCGAGCGGTAAAGGCCCACTCTTTGTCCTCGTAGACTGGGGCTATCTCGACCTTG
This genomic interval from Ruficoccus sp. ZRK36 contains the following:
- a CDS encoding polysaccharide deacetylase family protein — protein: MFTSRDSVRRLFCLSLSTAALGLPIAARAADAPAPTPVNKLGIPVFEEQLVITGSPVKVEIAPVYEDKEWAFTARWDDNNANSLNMHKAMAEIGMQGSFYLNGSWGRKGQAEFAQQLNTEGCSVAGHTVTHYFLPTLNANALFYEILFNRIERESDVDRPLTSFAFPYGRYQDRDDPLAIDRITEAWIRSGYHQNVYEGFVLNNAEMPEGYASTANQVRPGDRKIEADKFHKQMDKILSNPEPYRKKSHAINVGVHAWQPAEELVKFKEVLSQYTGRDDFWYCDQTQLASYMLQASQTQITPVPGHKDQFEITRPTAAFAGDPIPLTLRLKGPKPEKVQLDGQVLDVQPGSDADTWLVNLPFPASQPVPSQIDWSSNGPGFAKEGHTQSKFPGLTATLERTATEGWSLSLDNAGTQPLSDISVTLRLPRLYKDGLREVSLPALADGKSTQFDFPALQLSSEPADRDGPVFAAAQIDFIQGDKAGRLYAVYLDAPDTTSAPGSRDGVAAVGPIVKADFDFEKLIPLSELDAPLTPLNDSPLGKWHPLSDDQHQIVIRDRFVTLVKGEDWRKAADPVKNEPAYIAAVADIYLDSKAPLKVQTSRLLAYAAVDGKPVELTNGETPSLDEGDHRVLLVFDTEGKNPSYRETPQLLVLTAGDKPVTWLPAPIAE